The proteins below come from a single Chrysoperla carnea chromosome 1, inChrCarn1.1, whole genome shotgun sequence genomic window:
- the LOC123305624 gene encoding prenylcysteine oxidase-like, with protein sequence MKIESIIICSIFLINLMQSSFCKTIKPPKIAIIGAGIGGASAAYFLNELFGDDGANIHIYEREVVGGRLATTNINGRYFEVGGSVIHPRNKYLSQFMDLFGLKKRFEKSSSTFALYDGEKFVFQSSKYYLINVMKVLWRYGFEFKTLDSTIDSILNEFDRIYELQNNGESFKTVEQLLNAMSPSFVDALTNTTYKVLKDQHFSDRMINEIVRAALRVNYGQDIDVHFFVGSVSLAGTADALFSIKGGNKQVPEKLLQHTPVVTIPREIQSITLNLNSKAGRYLLNFTRNEHQVHDNEHGEFYDIVILATPMTLDIKNRIKFINFPKQIQFLGNYHRTVCTLVNGDLNYKFFNLDSKVTDILTVNDTFFNSVSSIVDVNYSGEDIDSNVWKIFSPNILTEAEINKLFKTIKSKKIIDWKAYPAYDTIKRTDSFILDDYMFHVNAIEWAASAMEMSAIGAKNVAILAYEVWNNKKVISKYNQTTHKEQKVEL encoded by the exons ATGAAGATAGAGTCGAttataatttgttcaattttcttGATTAACCTCATGCAATCATCATTTTGCAAAACAATAAAACCACCGAAAATAG caATTATTGGTGCTGGAATTGGTGGAGCTTCAGCTgcatactttttaaatgaattatttggaGATGACGGTGCTAATATCCATATATATGAGAGGGAAGTTGTTGGAGGCCGGTTGGCGACTACAAACATAAATGGACgttattttgaagtcggtggTTCGGTAATTCATCCCagaaataaatacttatctCAGTTTATGGATTTATTTG GTTTGAAAAAACGTTTTGAAAAATCATCGTCAACATTTGCATTATATGAtggtgaaaaatttgtttttcaaagtagcaaatattatttgataaatgtaATGAAAGTTCTTTGGCGATATGGATTTGAATTTAAGACACTTGATTCTACTATTGATAGCATTCTTAACGAATTTGATCG CATATACGAATTGCAAAACAATGGCGAATCTTTTAAAACTGTGGAACAGCTATTAAATGCTATGTCACCGTCTTTTGTGGATGCATTAACTAATACTACATACAAGGTTCTCAAAGATCAACATTTTTCTGATCGCATGATCAATGAAATTGTTCGAGCTGCATTAAGAGTCAATTATGGTCAAGATATAGATGTTCATTTCTTTGTtg GAAGTGTCTCGCTTGCTGGTACAGCCGATGCATTATTTTCCATTAAAGGTGGTAATAAACAAGTTCCAGAAAAACTGCTACAACATACACCAGTTGTAACCATTCCAAGAGAGATTCAAAGTATAACATTGAATTTGAATTCGAAAGCAGGTCGCTATTTATTGAACTTTACACGGAACGAACATCAAGTCCACGATAACGAACATGGAGAATTTTATGATATTGTAATTCTTGCTACGCCTATGACACTAGatataaaaaatcgaattaaatttataaattttccaaagcAGATTCAATTCTTGGGAAACTATCATCGTACTGTTTGTACTCTAGTTAATGGTgatctaaattataaattttttaatctagaTTCTAAAGTAACTGATATATTAACTGTAAacgatacattttttaattcggTCAGTTCAATTGTTGATGTCAATTATTCGGGAGAAGATATTGATAGTAatgtttggaaaatattttcaccaaatattttaacagaagctgaaattaataaactatttaaaactattaaatcgaagaaaattattgattggaaGGCATATCCAGCGTATGATACAATAAAACGAACAGATAGTTTTATATTAGACGATTATATGTTTCATGTAAACGCAATTGAATGGGCTGCTAGTGCTATGGAAATGAGTGCGATTGGAGCAAAAAATGTTGCTATATTAGCATATGAAGTTTGgaacaataaaaaagtaatatctaAATATAATCAAACTACCCATAAGGAACAAAAAGTTGAACTTTGA
- the LOC123305169 gene encoding uncharacterized protein LOC123305169 isoform X1, with product MSSKMSSLKRTRKSFTYRKWAASASSLKKSKITTSCENILTEDIKNNEHVEHVLTTAYGVIKLILKQLNWSDLMNASEVCQEWNKVAKIIFAERYAPFWFYLYGGIDTTQRLTFNYSHLQYSKPSLCLLFLNETAATLFPCNLLPKDICVSDCGDNHRWLQIIKQQFGKSGCDIVAICSSAAKSSFVKPCVRSARITYQRQAHLPALNGISFPVIPNVKTSKFYLTKETDFNEVVRTHIGESNTLKCFMAFIGLKKRFILEQTIVLEGFLRAVNNHQSSMFAFAGGIVHGIKESNFKTAFPRNEGKILGITFSVPKIGVSDFNASSVILWETAREEEDIDNIYGNLSKKTLRRENMAAFRFACISRYPLSELEKDCFEKHFPNVPMIGFEGLGEMGYYNIQDNNDQNDTTNAGFVKSNQDTEFAHSNTSIIILLSWGRITSTE from the exons ATGTCATCAAAGATGTCATCCTTAAAACGTACTAGAAAATCATTTACATATAGAAAATGGGCTGCAAGCGCTAGCtcattgaaaaaatcgaaaataacaacatcgtgtgaaaatattttaactgaagATATAAAGAATAATGAACATGTAGAACATGTTTTAACAACCGCATACGGTGTGATTAAACTAAttctaaaacaattaaattggtCAGATTTAATGAACGCATCAGAAGTGTGTCAAGAATGGAATAAGGtggcaaaaattatatttgctgAACGTTATGCCCCATTCTGGTTTTATTTGTATGGTGGTATTGATACCACCCAAAGACTTACTTTTAACTATAGTCATTTACAGTACAGCAAACCTTCCttatgtttgttgtttttaaatgaaacagcCGCAACATTATTTCCATGTAATCTGTTGCCAAAAGATATTTGTGTATCTGATTGTGGCGATAATCATAGAT ggttacaaataattaaacagCAGTTTGGTAAGAGTGGATGTGATATCGTTGCGATATGTAGCAGTGCTGCAAAATCGTCGTTTGTCAAACCCTGTGTAAGAAGTGCAAGAATAACTTACCAAAGACAAg ctCATCTTCCTGCTTTAAATGGAATATCATTCCCTGTTATACCAAATGTTAAAACGAGTAAATTCTACCTCACCAAAGAGACAGATTTCAATGAAGTAGTTCGTACACATATTGGTGAAAGCAATACTTTGAAATGTTTTATGGCTtttattggattaaaaaaacgttttattcTCGAACAGACAATAGTATTGGAAGGATTTTTACGTGCAGTAAATAATCA tCAATCTAGTATGTTTGCGTTTGCTGGTGGAATTGTTCATGGAAttaaagaatcaaattttaaaactgctTTTCCAAGAAATGAAGGGAAAATCTTAGGCATTACATTTAGTGTACCCAAAATTGGTGTCTCGGATTTTAATGCTTCGTCCGTTATACTTTGGGAAACTGCACGTGAAGAAGAGGATATAGACAATATTTATGGAAAT ctgtCAAAGAAAACACTCAGGCGTGAAAATATGGCTGCATTTAGATTTGCCTGTATAAGCCGATATCCCTTAAGTGAATTAGAAAAGgattgttttgaaaaacattttccaaatgTGCCTATGATAGGATTTGAAGGTCTTGGTGAAATGGGTTACTATAATATTCAAGATAATAATGATCAAAATG ATACTACTAATGCTGGTTTTGTTAAGTCAAATCAGGATACTGAATTTGCTCACTCAAAtacatcaataattattttattaagttggGGTAGAATTACTTCGACGGaatga
- the LOC123305169 gene encoding uncharacterized protein LOC123305169 isoform X2, with amino-acid sequence MSSKMSSLKRTRKSFTYRKWAASASSLKKSKITTSCENILTEDIKNNEHVEHVLTTAYGVIKLILKQLNWSDLMNASEVCQEWNKVAKIIFAERYAPFWFYLYGGIDTTQRLTFNYSHLQYSKPSLCLLFLNETAATLFPCNLLPKDICVSDCGDNHRWLQIIKQQFGKSGCDIVAICSSAAKSSFVKPCMEHVSPAFACTHLPALNGISFPVIPNVKTSKFYLTKETDFNEVVRTHIGESNTLKCFMAFIGLKKRFILEQTIVLEGFLRAVNNHQSSMFAFAGGIVHGIKESNFKTAFPRNEGKILGITFSVPKIGVSDFNASSVILWETAREEEDIDNIYGNLSKKTLRRENMAAFRFACISRYPLSELEKDCFEKHFPNVPMIGFEGLGEMGYYNIQDNNDQNDTTNAGFVKSNQDTEFAHSNTSIIILLSWGRITSTE; translated from the exons ATGTCATCAAAGATGTCATCCTTAAAACGTACTAGAAAATCATTTACATATAGAAAATGGGCTGCAAGCGCTAGCtcattgaaaaaatcgaaaataacaacatcgtgtgaaaatattttaactgaagATATAAAGAATAATGAACATGTAGAACATGTTTTAACAACCGCATACGGTGTGATTAAACTAAttctaaaacaattaaattggtCAGATTTAATGAACGCATCAGAAGTGTGTCAAGAATGGAATAAGGtggcaaaaattatatttgctgAACGTTATGCCCCATTCTGGTTTTATTTGTATGGTGGTATTGATACCACCCAAAGACTTACTTTTAACTATAGTCATTTACAGTACAGCAAACCTTCCttatgtttgttgtttttaaatgaaacagcCGCAACATTATTTCCATGTAATCTGTTGCCAAAAGATATTTGTGTATCTGATTGTGGCGATAATCATAGAT ggttacaaataattaaacagCAGTTTGGTAAGAGTGGATGTGATATCGTTGCGATATGTAGCAGTGCTGCAAAATCGTCGTTTGTCAAACCCTGT ATGGAGCATGTTTCACCCGCATTTGCTTGTA ctCATCTTCCTGCTTTAAATGGAATATCATTCCCTGTTATACCAAATGTTAAAACGAGTAAATTCTACCTCACCAAAGAGACAGATTTCAATGAAGTAGTTCGTACACATATTGGTGAAAGCAATACTTTGAAATGTTTTATGGCTtttattggattaaaaaaacgttttattcTCGAACAGACAATAGTATTGGAAGGATTTTTACGTGCAGTAAATAATCA tCAATCTAGTATGTTTGCGTTTGCTGGTGGAATTGTTCATGGAAttaaagaatcaaattttaaaactgctTTTCCAAGAAATGAAGGGAAAATCTTAGGCATTACATTTAGTGTACCCAAAATTGGTGTCTCGGATTTTAATGCTTCGTCCGTTATACTTTGGGAAACTGCACGTGAAGAAGAGGATATAGACAATATTTATGGAAAT ctgtCAAAGAAAACACTCAGGCGTGAAAATATGGCTGCATTTAGATTTGCCTGTATAAGCCGATATCCCTTAAGTGAATTAGAAAAGgattgttttgaaaaacattttccaaatgTGCCTATGATAGGATTTGAAGGTCTTGGTGAAATGGGTTACTATAATATTCAAGATAATAATGATCAAAATG ATACTACTAATGCTGGTTTTGTTAAGTCAAATCAGGATACTGAATTTGCTCACTCAAAtacatcaataattattttattaagttggGGTAGAATTACTTCGACGGaatga